The DNA window ATAAGGCCCTCTGAGGCCTCTGACTGTCGGTGGCCAGTGCTTGGCTAGTCCCATGACAGCGATGACCACACCCCACCACCAGGTGGCGACGGCGACCGCGCGGATGCGCGCTGTTGCCGACGCCGTGGTGGATGCGTCGGTGTGGTCGATGAGCGCCGGCGAGGCAGCCTCGACGTTGGTGGAGCTGACGCGGCTGGAGGCGCAGGTCATGGAGCTCCGGGCTCGGGTCGCGCGGCATGCGGACGAGCTCCAGGTCGGCACCGAGACCGGTGCGACGTCGACCGCGACCTGGCTCGCGCACCAGACCCGGCTCACGCGGTCGGCGGCGGCCGGTGTGGTGCACCTCGGCTACGACCTCGACACCCACGACGTCGTCCGCGACGCCCTCGCTGCCGGTGACCTCCGACCCGAGCAAGCGGTCGTGATCGTCCGGGCCTTGAAGGAGCTGCCGGCTGACCTGGACCCGGACCTGGTGATCCGCGCGGAGAAGCATCTCGTCGATGCCGCTGCTGAGCACGACGCGAAGACGCTGCGGATCCTCGGCCGCCGCCTCCTCGAAGTCGTCGCCCCGGACCTGGCGGACCAGCACGAGGCCGACCTCCTCGAGAAGGAGGAGGCCAAGGCAGCCCAGGCGATGCGGCTCACGATGACCGACGACGGTCACGGCAAGACCCACGCCCGGTTCACCCTCCCGACCGTGCAGGCAGCGATGCTCAAGAAGATGCTCTTGGCGATCGCCGCACCCAAGCACCAGGCCGCCACCCACGGCGCCGGCGTGCAGCGCCGCCCGAGTCCGGAGCGGATGGGCAGGGCGTTCGCCGAGCTCATCGAACGGATCAGCGCCAAGGACCTCCCGAAGGTCGGCGGTACCGACGCCACCATCGTCATCCACATCGACCTCGACGTGTTGACCGGCAGGCTCGAGAAGGCCGGTGTCCTCGACACCGGCGAGCGCATCAGCCCCCGCCAGGTCCGCCGCTTGGCGTGCACCGCCCGGATCCTCCCCGTCGTCCTCAACGGCAAGAGCGAGGTCCTCGACGTCGGCCGCGCCAAGCGGTTCTTCACGAAAGCCCAGCTCACCGCCCTGGGCATCCGCGAAGGCGGCTGCGTCGCCGACGGGTGCGACTGGCCACCCTGGATGTGCCACGCCCACCACTGGGAAAGATGGGCAGACGACGGCGGCACCGACCTCTCCAACGGCGGCCTGCTCTGCCCGAGACACCACGCAAGAGCCCACGACCCGACCTACGAGGCGACCCATCAACCCGACGGCAAGGTCACCTTCCACCGCAGGTGCTAGGCCGACGCCTGGCGCACTCTCATGCCGCGAGGTGCGGATGGCGATTAGCCCTGCTCGCCGACCAGACTGAACGCTGAGTCTCCGCACGATTCTTCTGCGAACGTGTCGAAGGCTTGGACGTCGGACCGACTCTCTCGGAGCGACGACAGGGACGGACCATCCACCAGCCACTGCGCCCGGACGCCCAGGCCGTTCCGTTCTGCTTCAGTCATTTCCGAAGGTGGCGCAACCCGGCTGAGTGCCTCGCCCCACGCCCGTAGTCCGCCACCCTCCGGAGGTTCGGTATAGACGCTGCAGAACGCCACCATTTCCGTGCTGTCGTCCGACTCACCGTCGTCTTGACCTGAGGTGCCGCAACTCATCAGTCCTAGGGCAAGGAGGCTGCAAACGAGGGTCGCCCCACGGTGCGTGGACGATGCCTCGGCGCGTTGCTTGCTCATGGGCGTCATGATCCCGCAATCGCATCCAGCCCGATCACGATTCCCCAAGACATCCGCACTTGCCGCGATCAGCGCGGATCTGCCGATGAGCGGATGCAGTCCCGTGCACGGACCTCTCTGTCGTTCGTTCGTCGTTGAGCAAAGAGGCACCCCGATCTGCTAAGCCCGGTCCCCGATTTCACAGCCAGGTGCTGCGGGCCGCGTACAAGCAGGTGTCATCGAACATCTGCATACGCGCGCGGACTTCAGGCAGCCAGTCAGCCACCTCGCTGGGCTGGGACTTCTCGATCAGGGACTCCAGTTCCGCGAAGCCCTCCTCGACGAACGTGAGCGATCGGACCGCATCGCGATCGAGGCTACTCGCGCCTTTGTCGTGATCCAGGGAGTCGATGACGCCGGGGCTCTCGCTGAGCCACTGGTCGATCCAGGATCGGACCTTATCTGCGTCGTTGAAGTACTGGTCCTCCGTGCGGCCGGCCTTCGCGGCGACAGCGCGCCCGTTGGCCTCGTCGGTCTCACTGAGAGCCGAACGTAGCAACTCGCGTTGTCGGAGATAGGTTTCGCACGCAGCATTGACCCGACGCTCATCTGCATGCGTAAACCACCAGGTCGCTGCAGTGACGAGGGCAATCACGAGGACCACAGCCACGCCGACGACGGCTCTCCGCGAGAGGCGGATGGTGGGAGGCGCGGTCGCGGTCGACACAGAGCGACCCTAAGGCTCGGCACCATGTCGCTGATACTGAACGCACGCATCTGCCGCGATCCGCACGTCGATCAAGGCGCGTCTTTCCAGTCGACAGGCTTGATCGACGTTGCTTGAATCCGTTCCGTGGAGAGCGATCACAGAGCTCCGTCGCCCGACTACTTCCGATTGACCGTCGACGGTGTCGACTTCAGCGTCGCCTACGACGTGTCGCAACCGGGTGCCTACCACTACACCGTCGCCGCCACCGCAGGTGGCGGCCCAGCGTTGAAGTATGGATTTACCAGTCGCCGATCCGACTACGGCAAGAGCACGACGGCCGAGCACATCGAGGCGATCCGCACTTTCCTCTCAGCAGTGGACCCGGTGACCGGGTACATCGAGGACGACCAAAGCGAGG is part of the Nocardioides conyzicola genome and encodes:
- a CDS encoding HNH endonuclease signature motif containing protein, with amino-acid sequence MTAMTTPHHQVATATARMRAVADAVVDASVWSMSAGEAASTLVELTRLEAQVMELRARVARHADELQVGTETGATSTATWLAHQTRLTRSAAAGVVHLGYDLDTHDVVRDALAAGDLRPEQAVVIVRALKELPADLDPDLVIRAEKHLVDAAAEHDAKTLRILGRRLLEVVAPDLADQHEADLLEKEEAKAAQAMRLTMTDDGHGKTHARFTLPTVQAAMLKKMLLAIAAPKHQAATHGAGVQRRPSPERMGRAFAELIERISAKDLPKVGGTDATIVIHIDLDVLTGRLEKAGVLDTGERISPRQVRRLACTARILPVVLNGKSEVLDVGRAKRFFTKAQLTALGIREGGCVADGCDWPPWMCHAHHWERWADDGGTDLSNGGLLCPRHHARAHDPTYEATHQPDGKVTFHRRC